A genomic region of Prionailurus bengalensis isolate Pbe53 chromosome D1, Fcat_Pben_1.1_paternal_pri, whole genome shotgun sequence contains the following coding sequences:
- the EHF gene encoding ETS homologous factor isoform X1 — MILEGSGVMNLNPSNNLLHQQPTWTDSYPTCNVSSGFFGGQWHEVHPQYWTKYQVWEWLQHLLDTNQLDASCIPFQEFDVNGEHLCSMSLQEFTRAAGTAGQLLYSNLQHLKWNGQCSSDLFQSTHNVIVKTEQTDPSVMSTWKEENYLYDTSYGSTVDLLDSKTFCRAQISMTTTGHLPVAESPEIKKDQDHPAKSHTKKHNPRGTHLWEFIRDILLNPDKNPGLIKWEDRSEGIFRFLKSEAVAQLWGKKKNNNSMTYEKLSRAMRYYYKREILERVDGRRLVYKFGKNARGWRENEN, encoded by the exons ATGATTCTGGAAGGAAGTGGTGTAATGAATCTCAACCCCAGCAACAATCTCCTCCACCAGCAGCCAACCTGGACAGACAGCTACCCCACGTGCAATG TTTCCAGCGGGTTTTTCGGAGGCCAGTGGCATGAGGTCCATCCTCAGTACTGGACCAAGTACCAGGTGTGGGAGTGGCTCCAGCACCTTCTGGACACCAACCAGCTCGATGCCAGCTGCATCCCTTTCCAGGAGTTCGACGTCAACGGCGAGCATCTCTGCAGCATGAGTTTGCAGGAGTTCACCCGGGCGGCGGGCACGGCGGGCCAGCTCCTCTACAGCAACCTGCAGCATCTCAAATGGAATG GCCAGTGCAGCAGTGACCTGTTCCAGTCCACACACAATGTCATTGTCAAGACGGAACAAACTG ACCCTTCCGTCATGAGCAcctggaaagaagaaaactatttATATGACACCAGCTATGGTAGCACAGTAG ATCTGTTGGACAGCAAGACTTTCTGCCGGGCCCAGATCTCCATGACAACCACCGGTCACCTTCCTGTCG caGAGTCACCTGAGATAAAAAAGGACCAAGACCACCCTGCAAAGTCCCACACCAAAAAGCACA ATCCACGAGGGACTCACTTATGGGAATTCATCCGTGACATCCTCCTGAACCCAGACAAGAATCCGGGGCTAATCAAGTGGGAAGACCGGTCTGAGGGCATCTTCAGGTTCTTGAAATCGGAGGCTGTGGCTCagctgtggggaaaaaagaagaacaacaacagcaTGACCTACGAAAAACTCAGCCGAGCGATGAG ATATTACTACAAGAGAGAAATTCTGGAGCGTGTAGATGGACGAAGACTGGTCTATAAATTTGGGAAAAACGCACGTggatggagagaaaatgaaaactga
- the EHF gene encoding ETS homologous factor isoform X2, translating into MILEGSGVMNLNPSNNLLHQQPTWTDSYPTCNVSSGFFGGQWHEVHPQYWTKYQVWEWLQHLLDTNQLDASCIPFQEFDVNGEHLCSMSLQEFTRAAGTAGQLLYSNLQHLKWNGQCSSDLFQSTHNVIVKTEQTDPSVMSTWKEENYLYDTSYGSTVDLLDSKTFCRAQISMTTTGHLPVESPEIKKDQDHPAKSHTKKHNPRGTHLWEFIRDILLNPDKNPGLIKWEDRSEGIFRFLKSEAVAQLWGKKKNNNSMTYEKLSRAMRYYYKREILERVDGRRLVYKFGKNARGWRENEN; encoded by the exons ATGATTCTGGAAGGAAGTGGTGTAATGAATCTCAACCCCAGCAACAATCTCCTCCACCAGCAGCCAACCTGGACAGACAGCTACCCCACGTGCAATG TTTCCAGCGGGTTTTTCGGAGGCCAGTGGCATGAGGTCCATCCTCAGTACTGGACCAAGTACCAGGTGTGGGAGTGGCTCCAGCACCTTCTGGACACCAACCAGCTCGATGCCAGCTGCATCCCTTTCCAGGAGTTCGACGTCAACGGCGAGCATCTCTGCAGCATGAGTTTGCAGGAGTTCACCCGGGCGGCGGGCACGGCGGGCCAGCTCCTCTACAGCAACCTGCAGCATCTCAAATGGAATG GCCAGTGCAGCAGTGACCTGTTCCAGTCCACACACAATGTCATTGTCAAGACGGAACAAACTG ACCCTTCCGTCATGAGCAcctggaaagaagaaaactatttATATGACACCAGCTATGGTAGCACAGTAG ATCTGTTGGACAGCAAGACTTTCTGCCGGGCCCAGATCTCCATGACAACCACCGGTCACCTTCCTGTCG AGTCACCTGAGATAAAAAAGGACCAAGACCACCCTGCAAAGTCCCACACCAAAAAGCACA ATCCACGAGGGACTCACTTATGGGAATTCATCCGTGACATCCTCCTGAACCCAGACAAGAATCCGGGGCTAATCAAGTGGGAAGACCGGTCTGAGGGCATCTTCAGGTTCTTGAAATCGGAGGCTGTGGCTCagctgtggggaaaaaagaagaacaacaacagcaTGACCTACGAAAAACTCAGCCGAGCGATGAG ATATTACTACAAGAGAGAAATTCTGGAGCGTGTAGATGGACGAAGACTGGTCTATAAATTTGGGAAAAACGCACGTggatggagagaaaatgaaaactga